Proteins from one Anaerohalosphaeraceae bacterium genomic window:
- a CDS encoding HAD family hydrolase, producing the protein MAGRAVQAVLFDLGETLLLFGRLETGRLFEQAARFSYDYLKQRSQRVGSFGLYRLWNLLGIRLHLLFSFLTGNDFDSLSLLKEYGRKKGFTLSEKEWEELNWQWYRPLAEKGRIEPQTHSTLQKLRDMGLRLGILSNTFVHGSTLDRHLQQVGLLEFFDLRLYSYQFSFRKPDPRIFLEAARRLQTEPHRTMFVGDRMDKDVRGALRAGMIPVLKEAYTNQKKRVPEGVFRIQYLSELPELIKQLNEDEL; encoded by the coding sequence TTGGCGGGTCGAGCAGTTCAGGCGGTTTTGTTTGATTTGGGCGAGACGCTGCTGCTGTTCGGGCGTCTGGAGACCGGCAGACTTTTTGAGCAGGCGGCCCGCTTTTCGTATGACTACCTCAAACAGCGGAGCCAGCGGGTCGGGAGTTTCGGCCTTTACCGGCTCTGGAACCTTTTGGGCATCCGGCTGCATCTGCTGTTTTCCTTTCTGACCGGAAACGATTTTGATTCCCTGTCTCTCCTGAAAGAGTATGGGCGGAAAAAGGGCTTTACGCTTTCCGAGAAGGAGTGGGAGGAGCTGAACTGGCAGTGGTATCGCCCGCTGGCCGAAAAAGGACGCATTGAGCCCCAGACGCACTCGACCCTTCAGAAACTGCGGGACATGGGGCTTCGGCTGGGGATTTTGTCCAATACGTTCGTGCACGGCAGCACACTGGACCGCCACTTGCAGCAGGTTGGGCTGCTGGAGTTTTTCGACCTGCGTCTGTATTCCTACCAGTTTTCCTTCCGCAAACCCGACCCGCGGATTTTCCTGGAAGCCGCCCGCCGCCTGCAGACGGAACCGCACCGAACCATGTTTGTCGGTGACCGGATGGACAAGGATGTGCGCGGGGCCCTGCGGGCGGGAATGATTCCCGTCCTCAAAGAAGCTTACACAAACCAAAAAAAAAGAGTGCCGGAAGGCGTTTTTCGGATACAATATCTGTCGGAACTGCCGGAGTTAATCAAACAACTGAACGAGGATGAGCTGTGA
- the thrC gene encoding threonine synthase produces the protein MRQAQAYQKCINPRCGAEFDRMEILFECPQCGDLLDVCYQWDKLPVPKKLSDFSKKWTDRQNPLHFSGVWRFGELLPFCEEKYRVTIGEGQTVLQPCCGLAAELGMRPDVLYLQYEGLNPSGSFKDNGMAAAYSHARMVGATASACASTGNTSASMALYSHSCGLKATVFIGEGKIAFGKLSQAMDYGAYTLQIAGDFDDCMRQVQEVCRQLKIYLVNSLNPFRLEGQKTIMYRILEQMGWEVPDWIVVPGGNLGNSSSFGKAFAELKELGLIERVPRLAVINASGADTLSELYNERGLRWNGGYVDQDLIADYYSELDAKHYRPNTIASAIEISRPVNLKKCIRALDVCNGVVRTVSDEEILDAKAQIGKYGLGCEPASAATVAGLKHLLADGTIGRDERVVCVLTGHLLKDPNATVNYHSQMKRPFSNPPVQVPNDLEKIIALMKA, from the coding sequence GTGAGGCAAGCCCAGGCGTATCAAAAATGCATCAACCCCCGCTGCGGGGCGGAATTTGACCGGATGGAGATCTTGTTTGAATGTCCCCAGTGCGGCGACCTGCTGGATGTCTGTTATCAGTGGGACAAGCTGCCGGTGCCGAAAAAACTGAGTGATTTTTCCAAAAAATGGACCGACCGGCAGAATCCGCTGCACTTCTCGGGGGTGTGGCGGTTTGGGGAGCTGCTGCCGTTTTGCGAGGAAAAATATCGGGTAACAATCGGCGAGGGCCAGACGGTACTTCAGCCGTGCTGCGGTCTGGCGGCGGAGCTGGGAATGCGTCCGGATGTTCTGTATCTGCAATACGAAGGGCTCAACCCGTCCGGCTCGTTTAAGGACAACGGAATGGCGGCGGCCTACAGCCACGCCCGAATGGTCGGGGCGACAGCCAGTGCTTGTGCCTCTACAGGCAATACTTCGGCCTCGATGGCCCTGTATTCCCACAGCTGCGGGCTGAAGGCAACGGTGTTTATCGGCGAAGGAAAGATTGCGTTCGGCAAACTCAGCCAGGCGATGGATTACGGGGCTTATACGCTCCAGATTGCCGGAGATTTTGACGACTGTATGCGGCAGGTTCAGGAGGTCTGCCGTCAGCTGAAGATTTATCTGGTCAATTCGCTCAATCCCTTCCGACTGGAGGGCCAGAAGACCATTATGTACCGGATTCTGGAGCAGATGGGCTGGGAGGTGCCTGACTGGATTGTGGTGCCCGGGGGCAATCTGGGCAACTCGAGCTCCTTCGGAAAGGCGTTTGCCGAGCTGAAGGAACTGGGGCTGATTGAGCGGGTTCCGCGGCTGGCGGTGATCAATGCATCCGGAGCGGATACGCTGAGCGAGCTGTACAATGAGCGAGGACTTCGCTGGAACGGCGGCTACGTGGACCAGGATTTGATTGCGGATTATTATTCGGAACTGGATGCCAAACATTACCGGCCCAACACGATTGCTTCAGCCATTGAAATTTCTCGTCCGGTGAATCTGAAAAAGTGCATTCGGGCCCTGGATGTCTGCAATGGGGTCGTGCGGACGGTCTCGGACGAGGAAATCCTGGATGCCAAGGCCCAAATCGGCAAATACGGGCTGGGATGCGAGCCGGCATCCGCGGCGACAGTGGCGGGCCTGAAGCATCTTTTGGCCGACGGCACCATCGGACGAGATGAACGAGTGGTTTGCGTGCTGACGGGGCATCTGCTCAAGGACCCAAATGCGACGGTGAACTATCACAGCCAGATGAAACGGCCGTTCAGCAATCCGCCGGTCCAGGTGCCAAACGATTTGGAAAAGATTATCGCGCTGATGAAGGCGTAG
- a CDS encoding cold-shock protein — protein MSTGTVKWFNDSKGYGFITPSDGGKDLFVHHSEVKTGGYASLHEGQSVQFEVGQGKKGPCAMNVKPC, from the coding sequence ATGAGTACAGGTACAGTGAAATGGTTCAATGACAGCAAGGGTTACGGTTTCATCACCCCCTCGGACGGCGGCAAGGATTTGTTCGTCCATCATTCCGAGGTCAAAACCGGCGGCTACGCCTCTCTGCATGAGGGCCAGTCGGTGCAGTTTGAAGTCGGCCAGGGCAAGAAAGGCCCCTGTGCGATGAACGTAAAACCTTGTTAG